In the Sulfitobacter pacificus genome, one interval contains:
- a CDS encoding MSMEG_1061 family FMN-dependent PPOX-type flavoprotein: MLQVDEEIRTVDRLRELLPTEGFTNTFLKVTDRLNEVAQQFIALSPFVIIATKATEGLIDVSPKGDPAGFIEVLDDKTLIIPDRLGNHRVDGFQNIIADPNVALLFIVPGHGDTLRIAGKARIVRDSAISKRHAINGKEPLLALVIEVEEAFMHCSKAFIRSRLWYPEKWPERKVAPTLAEWVIATVDRDQTLDEVQEDHSADEGSRLY, translated from the coding sequence ATGTTGCAAGTTGATGAGGAAATCCGCACCGTTGACCGCCTGAGGGAACTTTTGCCGACAGAAGGGTTCACTAACACTTTTCTCAAAGTAACTGATCGCCTGAATGAGGTGGCGCAGCAGTTCATTGCTCTTTCGCCTTTTGTCATCATTGCAACAAAAGCAACCGAAGGGCTGATTGATGTTTCACCCAAGGGGGATCCAGCAGGTTTTATAGAGGTTCTTGATGACAAGACGCTGATCATCCCGGACCGGCTGGGCAATCACCGGGTCGATGGGTTTCAGAATATCATTGCTGACCCCAATGTTGCCCTGTTGTTCATTGTGCCGGGCCATGGCGATACCCTGCGCATCGCTGGCAAGGCGCGTATCGTGCGGGACAGCGCGATCAGCAAGCGCCATGCGATCAATGGGAAAGAACCGCTTCTCGCGCTTGTGATAGAGGTTGAAGAAGCCTTTATGCATTGTTCAAAGGCATTTATCCGCTCGCGTCTTTGGTATCCGGAAAAATGGCCGGAGCGCAAAGTCGCGCCAACGCTGGCGGAATGGGTGATTGCGACTGTTGACCGTGATCAGACGCTTGATGAGGTGCAAGAGGATCACAGCGCAGATGAGGGCAGCCGGCTGTATTAA
- a CDS encoding DNA-3-methyladenine glycosylase I translates to MERCGWAGSEQIYKDYHDTEWGVPEYDSRALWEKLILDGFQAGLSWITILKKRDNFRAAFEGFDPDVIAGWGEVEVQRLLGNEGIIRHRGKIEATITNARAWQKVEQRVGFDRFMWDYVGGVPLQNAWATLADVPPKTPLSEQISKDLKKEGFKFCGPTIVYAWMQACGLINDHLVTCPQREECAAMARDV, encoded by the coding sequence ATGGAACGTTGCGGTTGGGCCGGGTCAGAGCAGATTTACAAAGATTATCATGACACTGAATGGGGTGTGCCGGAGTATGACAGTCGGGCCTTGTGGGAAAAGCTGATCCTGGATGGGTTTCAGGCGGGGCTGAGCTGGATCACAATCCTGAAAAAGCGTGATAATTTTCGTGCCGCTTTTGAAGGGTTTGATCCCGATGTCATCGCAGGCTGGGGTGAGGTGGAAGTGCAGCGCCTGCTGGGCAACGAGGGCATCATTCGCCACCGTGGCAAGATCGAGGCGACGATCACCAATGCGCGTGCCTGGCAAAAGGTTGAACAGCGTGTGGGATTTGACCGGTTCATGTGGGATTACGTCGGCGGTGTGCCGTTGCAAAACGCCTGGGCCACACTGGCGGATGTGCCGCCCAAGACTCCCCTGTCAGAGCAGATCTCGAAGGATCTGAAAAAAGAGGGGTTCAAGTTTTGCGGCCCCACGATTGTCTATGCATGGATGCAGGCCTGCGGTTTGATCAACGATCATCTGGTGACCTGTCCGCAACGGGAAGAATGCGCCGCGATGGCGCGGGATGTCTGA
- a CDS encoding EAL domain-containing protein, translated as MPAGAENPLNYAVSQRDKSTIDMVTEAIAHKQTLLAYQPVMRASNHSKVAFYEGLIRVLDATGRVIPAGDFMPTIEASELGREIDVLALRMGLQALGANPGLRLSINMSARSIGYGGWIKMLNRHLRQDKTLGERLILEITESSAMLVPELVIDFMDELQPKGVCFALDDFGAGYTAIRYFSDFYFDIVKIDGQFIKGISQNAENRVITTALLSIAEHFDMLTVAEYVENAEDAALLTELGFDCLQGYHFGAPTTRPAWLQSRHKRTG; from the coding sequence ATGCCTGCCGGGGCAGAGAACCCGCTGAACTATGCGGTGTCCCAACGTGACAAATCCACCATTGATATGGTGACAGAGGCGATTGCCCACAAACAGACATTGCTGGCTTATCAACCGGTCATGCGAGCCAGCAATCATAGCAAAGTCGCATTTTACGAGGGGTTGATCCGTGTGCTGGACGCCACCGGCCGCGTGATCCCTGCCGGTGATTTCATGCCCACCATTGAGGCCAGCGAGTTGGGACGCGAAATTGACGTGCTGGCGCTGCGTATGGGATTGCAGGCGCTTGGGGCCAATCCGGGCCTGCGGCTGTCGATCAACATGTCCGCGCGTTCTATCGGGTATGGCGGCTGGATCAAAATGCTGAACCGGCATCTGCGTCAGGACAAGACATTGGGCGAACGGCTGATCCTTGAGATCACCGAAAGTTCCGCCATGCTGGTGCCTGAGCTGGTCATTGATTTCATGGATGAATTGCAGCCCAAAGGGGTTTGTTTTGCGTTGGATGACTTTGGCGCTGGCTATACCGCGATCCGGTATTTCAGTGATTTCTATTTTGACATCGTCAAGATCGACGGTCAGTTCATCAAAGGCATCTCGCAGAATGCTGAAAACCGGGTCATTACCACCGCGCTTTTATCGATTGCCGAACATTTTGATATGCTTACCGTTGCAGAATATGTCGAGAATGCAGAGGATGCGGCGCTTTTGACTGAACTGGGATTTGATTGCTTGCAGGGGTATCATTTTGGGGCGCCGACCACCCGGCCCGCATGGCTGCAATCACGCCATAAACGCACGGGGTGA